Below is a window of Fulvitalea axinellae DNA.
AAAAAGAAAAAGGGGAGAGCGCGGTTAAAGTTAGTTTTTCGGTCCGTTCCGTGGCCATTGACAGTTCCGCCAAGATGTATGTTACCGGAAGCGGTGAGGAACTTGGCTTTTGGAGTCCCGATAAGGTGGCGATGGAATACGTGGGTAACAATACTTGGAGAACCGAATTGGCCTTTGGGCCGAAAACGCCGATCGAATACAAGTTCACGCTCGGGAGCTGGGAACGTGAAGCCGCTGGCGCAAACGGCCTTCCCTTGGAGAACTTTAACCTTTTGGTAAACGCCGATACGGCTGTAAGCCACGAGGTCCATTTTTGGAAAGACGGTAAAAACCGTCCCCAAACCGGGCAAATTACGGGTACGGTAAAATACTTTCGCCAATTAGAGGCCGAAGGAATCCTTCCCCGTGATGTAATCGTCCGTTTGCCGGAAGGTTATGACGAACAGCCTAACCGTCGCTATCCGGTGCTGTATATGCATGATGGCCAGAATATTTTCGATCCGAAAACCTCCTCGTTCGGCGTGGATTGGCAAGTGGACGAAACGGTTGACAGTTTGGTAAGGCGTAGTTTGATTGAGCCTGTAATCGTTGTGGGAGCGTATAATACCACAAACCGTACGGCTGAGTATACGCCGGGCGAAACGGGCTCTGCTTATATGAAATTTATGGCCGAAACGCTGAAGCCTTTGATCGACAAGGAATTTCGGACCAAACCCGAGAGGGAACACACGATTGTGGGCGGATCATCCGCCGGAGGCATCGCTTCGTTTATGTTGCTTTGGGAATATCCCGAAGTATACTCGGGAGCTATTTGTATGTCGCCGGCGTTCAAGATCCAGCATATCGATTACGTGAAAAACGTTAAGGCTTACAAAGGCGAAAAACGCGATTTCAAGATCTATATCGATAACGGAGGAATAGGCTTGGAACTGGAACTTCAGCCCGGAATCGACGAGATGGTGGAAGCTTTGGAAGCGCAAGGTTACAAGCAAGGAGAGGACCTGTATTATATCTTGGACAAAAACGCCAAGCACTTCGAGTCGGCA
It encodes the following:
- a CDS encoding alpha/beta hydrolase-fold protein; its protein translation is MRKILCLAMIVASLAWSCSGQKEKGESAVKVSFSVRSVAIDSSAKMYVTGSGEELGFWSPDKVAMEYVGNNTWRTELAFGPKTPIEYKFTLGSWEREAAGANGLPLENFNLLVNADTAVSHEVHFWKDGKNRPQTGQITGTVKYFRQLEAEGILPRDVIVRLPEGYDEQPNRRYPVLYMHDGQNIFDPKTSSFGVDWQVDETVDSLVRRSLIEPVIVVGAYNTTNRTAEYTPGETGSAYMKFMAETLKPLIDKEFRTKPEREHTIVGGSSAGGIASFMLLWEYPEVYSGAICMSPAFKIQHIDYVKNVKAYKGEKRDFKIYIDNGGIGLELELQPGIDEMVEALEAQGYKQGEDLYYILDKNAKHFESAWAERMPEALVFFYK